The Terriglobales bacterium genomic sequence GCGGAAACCCCGTATGACACCGTGGGAATCGATACCGAGGAAGATCTCAAGCGCGTCGAGCAAATCCTCAAGAGCAAGGTGTAAGCAACGTCTTAACCACAGAGGACACAGAGTTCACAGAGAAACCGCTCGATCATGTTTTCCTCCGTGTCCTCGGTGGTTGAAAGCGCTTGTCAATCCCGAGTCGCATGAACCTCGAGATATTCCGCTCTGATCTTCGTGGTGCCGTCGGTGGCCTGGTTGTACTCGTTCCACAGCCGGTCCAGGTCAGCATTGAGAGCCGCCTGGCCATTCTCGTCCAGCTTGGAGAACGCAACCTGAGTGGGTCCGAAATATTTGCGGAACAGCGCGAGCACTTCTGCTGGCGGAACCGGATACTCGAAGTCGCAGATGCGGCGCGTACAGTCTATCTCCTTTGCTCCGCCGCCGAGGCGCTGACGCACTACCTCTTCGTCTCCCCACAGCGCGGGCATAGGAATACCTGCAGGCGGTGGAACGTGCTTTCCGCTGGTGCGAAACATCTTTCCTACGAAACCCAGCGGCGTCCAGTTGGCCATCGCGATCAGCCCGCCCGACTTGGTAACGCGCAACAATTCTCGCGAAACCAATTCGGGACGCGGCGCAAACATCGCTCCGAAGGTTGAGATCACGACGTCGAACGACCCGTCGGGAAATTCCAACTGCTCGGCATCGCCTTCGCGCACCTCGACCTTCAGCCCTTCCTTTGCGGCTCGCGCACGGGCCTGCTCCACTAAATTCGCGGCGATGTCGACGCCGGTGACTACAGCTCCCGCTCGTGCCGCTGGAATCAGAGTGTTGCCGGTACCACAGGCCACGTCTAGAACGC encodes the following:
- a CDS encoding class I SAM-dependent methyltransferase; its protein translation is MQPAEVDFSALKSRMRDTWMAGDFGVIARYAEKAMEEFVSRLKLRPGTRVLDVACGTGNTLIPAARAGAVVTGVDIAANLVEQARARAAKEGLKVEVREGDAEQLEFPDGSFDVVISTFGAMFAPRPELVSRELLRVTKSGGLIAMANWTPLGFVGKMFRTSGKHVPPPAGIPMPALWGDEEVVRQRLGGGAKEIDCTRRICDFEYPVPPAEVLALFRKYFGPTQVAFSKLDENGQAALNADLDRLWNEYNQATDGTTKIRAEYLEVHATRD